GTGTGGTAGTACTTGATGGTGAAATCGACGTTTTTCTTGCGATCGTCGGTGATGGTCATGGACGACAGGATCGCATCGATTTTCTTCACTTTCAGTGCCGGAATCAGGCCGTCGAATTCCTGCTCGACCCAGGTGCACTTGACCTTCATCTGCTCACAGAGCGCATCACCGATATCGACATCGAAGCCGGTCAGCTTGCCGTCGGGTGTTTTCATCGAAAAAGGCGGGTAACCGGCTTCGATCCCGAGGCGGATCGGCTTGGCGTCTTCGGCCATGGCCGACAGGGACAGTACGGACAGTGCCAGGGCACCGAACATGGCTAGCTTCTTCATTTTCGCTCCTGAGTGTGCAGGGTATTTTATTGATCGTTATGGGCAGATTCGTAGGCAGCGTTCGGTCAGCAAAAACCGAAGTGGCCGGGAGTCTAGAGGGGCACTCAGGAGGGGAATTATGTTGAGGCGACAAATAGTTATGAAAACAGCCAGGTGCGTCCGGTGGTCACGGGATTTGCGAAAAACCTGACAGGCAAACACCCCTGTTGCAAAAGAGGCTGCGATCTTTCCCCAGACACTTGAGTCCCAAGCGCAAGATCAAAAAATCGCAGGCTCCTACAGAGCCCAGCCAGAGCAATCTCTGACCACAAAAGCCTGGTTGCAGGAGAGCATCAGCAGTCGCAGCTGATCGCCTCATCCGCCATGCGTTCCACTGTGCCGCTCAGGCGAAAGCCTTCATCGAGCCAGCCCATGACGCCGCCGATCATTTCCTTGACCGGGTATCCCAACGTTGCCAGACGCACTGCCGCCTTGTTCGCGCCATTGCAATGCGGGCCGGCGCAATACACCACGAACAGGGTGGTCTTGGCATAGGCGGCCAGTGCCTGGGCGGTAAGCGTACGAGTTGGCAGGTTGATCGCCCCGGGTACGTGGCCACGTTCGTAGGCCAGGGGTCCGCGTACATCCACCAGCACAAAATCGATGTTGCCGACCTGTTGGCTGGCATGAACGTCGGAACAATCGGTTTCGAATGTCAGGCGACGGCTGAAATGCTGCAGGGCGATATCGGAGGGGGCAGCAGGCACTTCGCGAACCAGGCTGGTCATGGGCGTGTACTCCAAGATAGATAAGGCGTGAAGAGACTTTATCCCCTCGGGGCTTACCGCTACAGTGGCGCACAAGACACTCTGTGGGAATTTTCCGCCAAATGCAGTTTACCCCTGGTCTGGTCGCGATCCTCGCCTACGACGGCCTGTGCACTTTCGAATTCGGTGTCGCCGTCGAGATCTTCGGATTGGAGCGACCGGAATTCGATTTTCCCTGGTACGCGCATCGGATCGTCGCCGTCGATGACGGCCCGATGCGCGCCATGGGCGGCTTCCAGGTATTGGCCGATGGCGGCATGGAACTGCTCGAAACCGCCCGGACCATTGTCGTGCCAGGCTGGCGCAACCGCAGCGAGCCACCGTCCCAGGCGTTGCTCGAGGCACTGCGCAGGGCCCATGCCCGGGGTGCGCGCCTGCTGTCGATCTGCTCCGGTGCCTTCGTACTCGCCGCCGCCGGGCTGCTCGATGGCCTGGGCGCCACGACTCATTGGCGCTACACCGACGAACTGGCCGCAAGCTTTCCCGCCGTGCGGGTGGACCCGGATGTGCTGTACGTGGATTCAGGACAGGTCATCACCTCGGCGGGCAGCGCCGCCGGTATCGATGCCTGCCTGCACCTGGTGGCACGGGACTATGGCGTCCAGGTCGCCAACTCCGTGGCACGCCGGCTAGTGATGTCGCCGCAACGTACGGGCGGCCAGGCGCAGTTCATTCCCTCACCGGTCAGCCGCACGCCACGCAGCGACCTGTCGAGTGTCATGCAATGGGCTCGCGAACGCCTGCACGAACCCCTCGGCGTGCGCGAACTGGCCAGCCAGGCGGCCATGAGCGAACGCACTTTCCTGCGCCATTTCACCCAGGCCTGCGGTGTGTCGCCCAAGGCCTGGCTGCAACATGAACGCCTGGCCCGGGCCCGCGAGTTGCTGGAAAGCACCGGGGACAACACCGACAACATCGCGCAACTGTGTGGCTACCGCTCGGTGGAAAGCTTTCGCGTGGCGTTTCGCAGCGTCGTGGGGTTGGCGCCGTCGGTGTATCGAGAGCGGTTTGGGCGCGGGTAAGTAGCCCATTGGTGATGGACTGTCGAACGCTGCTGTGGCGAGGGGATGTGGGAGCAAAGCTTGCTCGCGAAACGGGCGCCTGGATTTCTGGAAGACCGCATTGCCTGAATCGCGGGCAAGCCTTGCTCCCACATTCCTTGAAGCCACAGGGTTAACCATGTCCCCGGACCAAACAGTTGATGTGCAAGCATCATTGAGGCTTACGCAACAAATACGTATCCATGATCCAGCCATTGGCCTTTCGCGCGGCCTTGCGGGTGCGCTCGATGTCATCGGCCACGTCCCCCAGGCGGCCGGCGATAAGGATTTCATCCGGCGTCCCCACATAGGCTCCCCAGTAGATGTGCGTATCGGGATCGCTCACCTGGCGATAGGCGTCCTCGGCATCGAGCATTACCACCACACTCGTCGCGTCGCCCACCTGCCCCGCCGCCAACCGGCGTCCGGTGGTGATTTCCAGCGAACCGCCAATGCTGTTCAACGGCACTTTATGCCGGGCGGCCAGGGCCTGGACGCTGGTGATGCCGGGGATCACCTCAAACTCGAAGGCGCA
The sequence above is drawn from the Pseudomonas sp. St316 genome and encodes:
- a CDS encoding rhodanese-like domain-containing protein; this encodes MTSLVREVPAAPSDIALQHFSRRLTFETDCSDVHASQQVGNIDFVLVDVRGPLAYERGHVPGAINLPTRTLTAQALAAYAKTTLFVVYCAGPHCNGANKAAVRLATLGYPVKEMIGGVMGWLDEGFRLSGTVERMADEAISCDC
- the ftrA gene encoding transcriptional regulator FtrA, with the protein product MQFTPGLVAILAYDGLCTFEFGVAVEIFGLERPEFDFPWYAHRIVAVDDGPMRAMGGFQVLADGGMELLETARTIVVPGWRNRSEPPSQALLEALRRAHARGARLLSICSGAFVLAAAGLLDGLGATTHWRYTDELAASFPAVRVDPDVLYVDSGQVITSAGSAAGIDACLHLVARDYGVQVANSVARRLVMSPQRTGGQAQFIPSPVSRTPRSDLSSVMQWARERLHEPLGVRELASQAAMSERTFLRHFTQACGVSPKAWLQHERLARARELLESTGDNTDNIAQLCGYRSVESFRVAFRSVVGLAPSVYRERFGRG